Proteins encoded together in one Streptobacillus felis window:
- a CDS encoding IS3 family transposase, translating to NEKWCTDFTYIYLLNNDVRYNCTVIDLYDRSVVSSVCGKRMDTGLAKRALNKAFKDNPRANKEIILHSDQGSQFTSKEFVKYCEEQGIIQSMSKVGCPYDNAVMERYYNTLKEEYLNNYIFEKEEDLYKGIEEFSYVYYNYVRPHSYNGYLTPMEVRRRK from the coding sequence TAATGAAAAGTGGTGTACAGATTTTACATATATATATTTATTAAATAATGATGTAAGATATAATTGTACAGTGATAGATTTGTATGATAGAAGTGTAGTTTCAAGTGTTTGTGGAAAGAGAATGGATACAGGGTTAGCGAAGAGAGCTTTAAATAAGGCTTTTAAGGATAACCCAAGGGCAAATAAAGAAATAATATTACATAGTGATCAAGGGAGTCAATTTACTTCAAAAGAATTTGTAAAATATTGTGAGGAACAAGGAATAATACAAAGTATGAGTAAAGTAGGTTGTCCTTATGATAATGCAGTTATGGAAAGATACTATAATACATTGAAAGAAGAATATTTAAATAATTATATATTTGAAAAGGAAGAAGATTTATACAAAGGAATAGAAGAATTTTCATATGTATATTATAATTATGTAAGACCACATAGTTATAATGGATATTTAACACCTATG